The nucleotide sequence CAGGCGCTCTACCTTCTTGTTTAAGCAATGACATGAACAACAATAGGACTGTTAAGTATGATGGGAATTGCTTAATGGTTGATGATGTTAAACATCAACATCCATCAAGTTATTGTGTAGAGGAAGCTAGAGGAGTTGAAGTAGATCCGAAAAGTTTCAAAGATTCACGAAAAAGAAAGAATCCGGTAATACTTGTGGGAGTGGTTTTAGGGTGTGTTTTAGTTCTAGTGCTTTTGGTATTCGGGTTTGTGGTAATTCGTAGGAAAAGTTGCGTTCGCGGCTTATCAGAACCGAAATTGCCTCAGAAACCGGTGCAAGACTATTCTGGCTCGGACTATCCGTCTGGGCTCTTAACCAATGCAAGTAAGTGTTTTGAAAACCATGAGCCAATGGCAGATCTTGAACTTTTAAacggtgtgtgtgtgtgtgtgggggggggggggggctcaatacatataaaaattttggTAAAATGTACACTAGGAAGCAAAAAAAcagctcccccccccccccccccccaatgattcatcattttttttaaatatgatttttttaattaGGGTTTGTTTCCGAGACTGCAAAGTTGGGTACGGAAGGAATCCCGGAGCATAGATTGTTCTCTTTTGAAGAGTTGAAGGATGCTACTAACAACTTCCATAGTTCTACCTTAATTGGGCAAGGTTCAACCGGCAAGGTACGAATTTAAAAGCACAATGTACACACTAATAATTACACGTGGCAAAATGGGCAGGTTAGACAGAAAGGTCGAGTAACATGTCAAAAAGCGTAAATTTTTATACCCATCATATTCAAAACGTATAAGATTGGGTTGATTTGATTTGAGACATCGGTTTGTAAAAAGTACACTATTACAATGACAGCTTAAAAAAACGATTTATGGCAATAAATAATAATACATATTTGGAGACTTTTAATCCGTTTCCTTTGAAATTATTTCTATAATGTCAATGGTCAACCACTCATAAGTCAATGGATTGGGTTGTTAATATTCAACATGTAAGATTGTTGATTATACACATTAGTAACTTTCTTTTATCCAGATCTACAAAGGAAAGCTAGCAAATGGAACAGACATTGCGATAAGGCATTTAACCGTCTCCAAAAAGTACACAATAAGAAACCTTAAACTAAGGTTGGATTTGCTTGCGAGGCTTCGACACCCAAATTTAGTATGCCTTTTGGGACACTGCATTAGCAATGAAGGGCCAAATGACAGTGCTTCAAACAAAGTACACCTTGTCTATGAATACATGAACAACGGCAACTATAACTCGCTACTTTCTGGTAAGTATTTCGGTATATAAAATGGCCATAACTTTGAGAATTTACGACTTGTGAATGTTTAACTGTTTAAAGCAGGGAATGATCCTGAAAATGTGCTTAAATGGGAAGACAGATTGCGAATATTAACCGGTGTGGCTAAAGCTGTGCATTTCCTTCACACTGGACTCATTCCCGGTTTCTTTAACAACAAATTGAAAGCGAATAATATTTTGTTGAATGAATATGGGATGGCAAAGCTGAGTGACTATGGGCTTTCTATTATAGCAGAAGATATTAAACAAGATGTATGTACAATATTAGCGTTATTTACACGCCAAAGCCTGTTTATGCAATAACAAAATCTAAccttttttaaacttttttttcaTTTTGCAGACAAATGGGGAAGGCGTTGAATCATGGTAAGGGCTTTTTCCTTGGTATACGTAAAATttagtttgacccgtttgagataaaaCAGAGTTATTCGATGGATTTTTTTGGCAGGCAAACGAAGAACTTAGAGGATGATGTCTACAGCTTTGGGTTGATTCTACTTGAATCGCTAGTCGGGCCTTCAGCTGTATGTAGAAAAGACGAGTTTCTGATGAACGATATGGTATTTTCTTTAAACAATGTTAACATGAAAAAGAGACGTTGCCTTTTGAAGCGATTTAAACAATTTGTTTGGATGTTTCAGGCGTCATTTGGAACAGAAAACGAAAGAAGGAAAGTCGTGGACCCCGTTGTACTTGGTTCGTGCTCACAGGAATCTTTGTCGGTTATAATCTCCATAACTAAAAAATGCTTTGTCGGCGACTCGTGGGCCCGGCCATCGTTTGAAGACGTGCTTTGGCACTTGCAATATGCTGCTCAAGTTCAGGCCGATGTACAGCGCCCTGCTCACATAGTTTAACTCATTGGGTGTTGGTGGTGTTGTCATGATGAAGAATAAGCAGATGCCATACTTATGCTTTTAATTTAGATGTAAATATTTATATTATTCCAGTGACCTTTTATTTCTAATAATATGTTAAAAATGCAAAACTTATATCGGTTGCAACTCATGACATCGCTTGAAACACAACATGAACGTAATTCCTTTCTGACTGTATCTAACCCGTTTAATAAACAGGCTGTGTTTACGTTGACATGTTCAATTAAACGGGTCTTGTTTGGATGGCATGTTTAACCTGTTCCGTTTGATTAAAGAAGTTGACCCACAAACCCGTTAACCCATATATTAAAACCTACCAACCCGTTTACAACTTGATTACCCGAGTTACGTTTGATGTCTTTAATACGGGTGAATATATGGGTCGTGTTGGGGTTAATTATTCAACCCGACACGATTGACACCCAAAATTTTGACCAGTTTGGAAAAGTTGAAAACCTGTCTGAACAAGCTTTAACAAGAGAATAACTGAATTTTATCAAATCAAGCAAACAGGGCCTTAAGTGATCGTTTATAACTTGATATCCATCACACGTTTTGTCATGCCATAAGCCATTAATCTACAATCTACTTTCAATATTTGTTTCGACCTTCAACTGTAAGGCTTCAGGTGTTCTTTCCATCTGTCACATCAAAACAACAAGATTCAATGGTCAAACAAGTCGATATATTTTTCGAAAAAATCAGGCAAAAGTTAGAGACTAGACCTCCAAATCAAGAATCTGCCAGTTGAGTAAATCGAAACTTTGATATCGGCTAATTTTTTGTTGTTCTTCAGGTGAAGATATAAGGGTAACAGTTGATCTTATTAAATCATTTTGCTGAGAATACTTTTGCAGCAAAGATACCGGCAAACGTGTAGAATTCCGCTGATAATTATTCGACGGAATCAGTGAAGATTTTGGGATCACGACCATATTAGTTATAAAACCTGCAAGCCGGTAATATTATTCACtaggaaacaataataaaaaacaaaacatgACAACCGAAAAGATCTAATATTACAGTAAAAAAATGTAATATTAgttcttattaatatttaataacatttaccctttatttaaagttgtctactaaacgagccgagccgagcttatttaaacttgtttaccaGCCGAgcccgaacctaaaaataagcttgtttagtaaacgagccggAGCCCGATCTTCACTTATggagctcgcgagcctaatcgagtctattatttatattatttttatttaatatattaattaatagataataaacgagccaagctcgagcttgatAAACTACCAATGAGTCGAGCTCAAGCCTGGTCGAGctcaggctcggctcgtttgcacccaaTAATAAAAAAACAGAATACGACAACTAAAAAAGTACTTTTACAGTAAAAAATATTGTCCATTAAAGGATATAAGTTACCTTTATGATGGTGAAATCTACGAATAATCACACCTTCAACAATATCCCATACGCAAGCAGTACAATCTTCTGAAGCGGAAATGAGACCAGATCTACTAAACGTCAATGGCGTAATTGCTTCCCTAGAATTTCCATTGCCATAATTAGCAAACTTGtgcatttttttaaaaaatatgcTTAGAATATAACATTCATTTATTGGTATACTAACTTGTGTCCGGTCAATTCAAGTGTTAGTTGCTTTGACTCAACAGTAGATTCCTTCATTAATCCAACATCAAATGGGGTCATGAATATTCTTCCATCTGCACTTCCAGAAAACAGAAACCTCGCTGCAGGGTCAAGAACTGTTGCGGTTATTGGTTGCGGAAAAAACCACGTTTGCAAAAGACTCCCATTTACTAGGTCCCATACCTATTGTGAAGAAGCATAATTTGGTAACATTCAAGTTATTCGATATATTTAGAGGTGgatattttgacccatttacttatcAATGAGGTGAATCGGGTTATGTTTTTATCTATAACGGGCTAGCTGTCGCCCaaagtgtatttttttttttttgggttggAAATCGTTATATAGTAACCAAATTTCATATTTTTTTCACTAATGATGAAACTTGAGTGTTTTTTGAAGTTGAAAGAAACTTGGTAACTATTAGGTGACATTTTCCTATGTGTAGAAGTCCTAAATCGTTATATTGAAAAAAAATACGTTGTATTAAAATCATGTAAGTTTTATAATGAATTTGACTCACCAacgatttatatatatatatgaaaataaGTCTTTTCATTCAACCCAAATCCACCTATTTTGCCACCTCAAAGTACACAAATATCAAAAGATAATATTACAAATTTCAAATAACCTTGCAAGTGCCATCAAGAGAACTTGACACAAAAACCGAGTTAGAGACAATTGACGATGGTAAGAGGCCAGTTACGAAAGATTCATGGGCGGCTAAAACGCTTAGGGGTGTACTTAAAGATCCCGAGTCTGTCTCATCTAACAAACTGTCAAAAATTGAAGATCATTTTAAggatttttaatatatttttcaaTGGCTGCTGGAAATGAATGAAATTGGAGAAACAATAGGCATGTGTCACCTTATCATTGACCAGACAACTATGCTTCCATCTTCGGAACCAGATATAAGAAGAGAAGAATCGTCAGAAAACGCCAAGCAGGTTAACGGCGAGTTATGTGCATGCCATGTTTTGAGCAGCTTCCCATCTACCACCTGATGCAATATACAATAACAAGATACAATTTGCATCTGTGACAAAATTAAGGAAACATACAACCATAGTCAAATTTAAAACGCaaaccaaacacccccttagaaTCGTAGCAATAACTGCAGATGGTAGGAAGATTGGTGAACTaagtaaatattgttttttttagcCTTTAGTTTTGTGCCAGTTATCGTGTGTATGATTTTGATCCTAACATAATCTTGAAATGCTGTTGAAATAGAAATTAATTTGAGGGAAAAGGTGGCTAGTTGTAGTGTATAGTGAGTGTAATAGATAACCATTTACCTCCCAAAGATAAACATTTCCAGAGCTTGCGCCACCAGCTAAATATATACCGTCTTTTTTACTGGAAACCGGCTCAATGGCTTCAACAGTAAGCTCCGTAAAGATGCACGAGGCTGCGAATTTCTAGCTTCTTAGTAAGAGCTGATTTTCTTTTTCACAttgacacccccccccccccaaaaaaaaaaaaaaaaacaaaaaaacacttGTAAGGAGTTGAATTGAATGGGGAATATAAATAATACCTTATAGAGAATGGCCAGGTGAAGATGACGCCAGCGGCGACGGAACCAGGACGATGAATCTGAGAAGCAATCAAGTATTGATTTCTCAAACAGGTGATTCCATGAACAGGTGAAGCACAAGTGGGTATGTGAAGAAGATGAACCCCTGTTTCGATGTCCCAGATCGTCAATCCCACCGTTAAATTGTTGTCACCGCACACCACCAACGCTTCCTTCATCCTTCCAATTCACCACTGGTGTGTGTATGGAAGAATAATTTGGGGATCGCCATGTCAGTTTGTTTGTAATGCTTTTGAtatagggggtgtttggcctagcttttattttttttttgcttatgcttatatttttaagtagcttatagcttattttctatcatttgataagccttgtttaagtgtttggattagcttatagcttTTTTTATATCATTTACCCTTACACAAAGAAGCTTTTTcaaaataagctaaaaaaccatcTTCAAGTAAGCTTCTtaaaattagcttatataagctaataagcataagcttaaaaagctaaaccaaacactaaattaagcttatttttgtaaaaaaagctaaaaaagctataagctttgttaaaaaagctaggccaaacacccccatAATATCATTCTCTGCTGCTTGCTTCTTTTCATGATCAACAGGGTGTTTGGGATTGTGAGTAACGAACAAGTTAAAAAAGTGTTTTCACAATGATTAAATTGCTTTTCATTGAATAAAAAGTTGTTTTTTAAAGAgctatttacgaaaatgccattgACCAATATCATTTTCCAAAATAACCATCTTATGCCTCATTAGAACAGGGCATCAGCCCTCTTATGCGTTCTTCTTTCTTAAATGGACACGTGTATGGATCCAGCCAAAATTATGTGAAACATGTGAGACCCTACTGATTAAAGCATATTTTGGAAAGGAACATAAGGACCCACCATCTACCACCCCACCCCACCCTAGCCCCTACACCCCCAAATCCCAACCGGCCAGAATAGCTGATACTGATGACCATGAAAGCTTCTGCATCAAGTACTTGTATTTGCATGGCCAAAACTTATGATTTGTTGTACAGAATGCGATTTCTTCAGCTGAAAACCTGGCTTCACTAGCAACCTACAAGAATGAAAAAAGTTTAGATGTGAAAACGATCCATAGACCTCCACCCCCAAATCCCAACCGCCGCCATGGTTGCCGGAGACGGAGCCGGAGGCGTCTGCAACTCACCGGAGATGGAGCCGGAGATGGCTACAACTTTCAGACGCATCCCGGTACTTTCAGACGCATCCCGACACTTCCAGACGCATCCCGGTACGAGACACGGACGCATGGGATAAGTCACAGACGCATGGAATGATGGGATGAGACACGTATCACTTCTGCATTGGTGGACGCATGAATGAGCCCTGCAGACGCAAAAGGTGTCTCGTAATCGGTGATGCGCTTCTCCACAGACGCATGAGATGGCCATTTTCGTAAGTCAACAATATTCTTGGACATTTTCGTAAATTTCTCTTTTTTAAAACTCATAAGGGTGGAGGGAGTGTTCTCGGGACTCGGGGATTACTTCGGGGAGAGGAGTTTTCCGCGTGAGGAACCATTGTCAGGGGTATAATCGGTGAGTGGGGAGTGTCCAAGTTGGTGTATACTCACCGAGTGAGAAACGAAAGAGAAGATAATataaagaagagagagagggtTAATGGTAGCCCCCAACGcctttcaaccaatcacaatttttttttttaaattgtttaccACTCTTCATGTGTTTGACCGTTgctagtgattgagtgcaaaatggagAGTGGAGTAGGGACTTGACAttgcatgacattattggttagaAAATTGTTTAAACACTCACCATTTGATGACCACTCCCTCCATCctaaaaacatggtttttaaatAATTTTAGCTTTTTCAACGTAAAATAACCAATGTAACCTTACCCtttaaaataacaaataaatatgGAAATTTGTCATATTTTTTATCATTTTACTTTTTCCATCACAAAGCTAAcccaaacatttttttaaaactttttttgaAAAGGTTATAAGTTAATGAACacttaaaaaaaaacacttttcctagatcaagtggtggagggcttgcatttctcttgagagatgcaggttcgactctcacttggtgcagagtgaggcactggtgggcaatgataggagacccagggaaacctgggttggttccttgagccaaacgagttttactggtaatttcactgtcgtgcctacggacgggtgggttaccgggttttccccggaattggtggtggactcgggttactctcggagtactccgtttgtccagtgggtgccccgagagtactCGGAATTGAGTTTGTTaaccgtttaaaaaaaaacacttttcAAATTAAATAAGCAATCTCAAGTGTATAACATAAATGATTTTCGCTTTTTTTACTGTAAATACCAAACATTTAATTAGTTAGCAAAATTTAATTTGTGAAACAAATGTTAGGCCCATTTTATAGGATCTACTATCTAGTCCAAATAGCTTTGACTTATCTACAGCCCAAATTTCTGATGCACCGGGATACTAGAATAAGGCTAATTATAAACTTTTAATTTATTGTTGGGGTTCTAAGCCCGGATTAGAGTAAAGGGTGTAGGGGATAATCCTCTTTTTTTTATAGAATTACGTAACTTATTAACGAAAACAATACAAATTCGGGTCTAAGCCCGGATTAGACTAAAGGGTGTAAAGGATGATCCTCTTCTTTTTATAAAATTACGTAACTTATTAATGAAAAcaatacaaattaaaaaaaatattaaataacttaaaaaaacattacattactTGAAAATTAAAAACATAAGATAATTTAAAAATAATAGCGAGAGGGGTTTAAAAAATATTGTAGATTGTATAAAACTAAGGGAGGTTTGGGTTGAGATTGTGTGAATAAAGGTAGAAGATtggtttatttatataaaaattgatttttttttttaaatcatgcCGTTAAAAAACGGCTATAATTATTACCGTTGCATCGTCAAGGGCGTCGAGAGGGGGACGGCGAGGACGGAACAAGCTTGTGGGGGGCGGTGTGGACGGACCCTGACATCCCACGACATGCCCCCGCCGTTCCCCACACCGTTTGGTCTTTAGAAAAAGGTACAATCGTCCTTGATTTAAAAAGACTGAGTCGTCCTTGGTTtgaaaaaatatttttcaaaattcatggatcTCGGTTTTGTTCTTCATCCCCGAAGCTTTAAAGATCTCTGATTGATGGTTCATATATTCTCATAATGCCTTTTTATATGATGATATCAAGTAATGTTTGGTCACATTCTTTGTCGAGTTGTGACCCTGGTTTTACTTGCATGATGGCATGTTGTTGAGGAGATTTGAACCTAAGGTTAAAATGGCATGTTGTTGAGCCGTTGAGGAGATTTGAACCTAAGGTTAAAACAACACAATACTTctgaaaatcttttcaaaatatacaacaataaaaaaaaatgaagattAGCTACCTCAAGTCTCAAGTTCCACCTCTACCCTCTCCACTTCACCCTATAACCCCATTGTCGCGCTACACTACACTGTTTGTAGTTCTTACTTGTTGCGAACACTGCTCACTGTTCTAATTTAATATGAAACTTTCTTtcaataagcttatttttaggctcaAACTCAACTCAACTTGAGTTTTTAATATTCTATTCTTGAGTAGCTCTTGATCAGCTTAGCTCATATACATCAGAACAAAGTAAACAATTAAAGCATAAAGTTCTTGAAACGTTATACGACCCAATATTCTCTCCCTCTATACGAGCCGTATAGGaggtgtgaaaataagattttaggGTGTGACTTTATTGACTCATAGCATATAACGAACATAGACTTGAATTTGATATTAGTTCAAACAAAAACTGATTACATCTTGATTATTGCATACTTAAATTGTTCCTTAATGAAGACAAAATAAACTGAACATACAAATAAAAATGGAACAATaactttaaacttttatactgtaattctttattttattatttaatataataatacaataataataCAAGATCTAAAGATCCAGAATAAACTACAAATCTAGTCCCTGAAGTTTACATAAACTTTATAGATTTAGTCTATTAAGATTCATATTGTGTTTCTATTATAGTTTTGCAACTTTTATCTCATCATTGAAAATAAAAGCATTGATAAAGTCTATTTAGGAAGTGGTGTACACATAAAATggttttctagtaagatttaaGTCGAGAAAAGTAATTTCTCTTAAATTCTTAACTCGCTGAAGTCTCATAAAAAGATTATTCCAGACATTATTTAGCTatagttacaaatttaatattatCACACAAAGCCTCATAAAAATATTATTCTGAACGCTATTTAGCTATAGTTACAAATTAAATATTATCACACaataacttttgatttatcacGTCTCATGCACTCTATGTGATCTAATTTAACGAACACTTGTCAATATCATGAATCATTACATATTATCTTAATGTCGGTGGCCGGTATCCCTCCTCAcattcttttccttttcctttttcatTTTCCGTACCGGTTCTTTTCCTTTCTAGTTTCCCTCTTCCGTTTCGGTTTTTTAATTGTTATatccagtggcggacccaggaatttttctatgggggtgcggaacatttttaaaaattttagaccCCTAgatatataagtaaaaaaatcggttcgtatcgggtcgggtcgggtcgggtcatgtaaaacaaacgaacatcaaactaaatttgtataataataaaaaacgtcgacgccctgcgggttttcattttttgaaatctattcaaaacatcatctaaagctaatttcttaagcaattctttctctatttaattttcaactattgaagccctagaaatcataacgtaagttgtaatcaccctaaaattATACAagcaacataatcaccctaaaaatcatctaaacaacaataaacaacgtcaaaacacacaaaatttcaaacctatttaacaactttattacccttttttctcctataatatcaaccaaaatcatcaaaataacaaagaaacttacccatgtTCGGATTCTGGTTAGATTTGGTGTCgaacgacggtggtatggtggctaattacggtggtcgccggctgctggactgttgtcgctgggtgatgttATTCGTTGGCAGgacgaaagagagagagagagagagagagagagagagagagagagagagagaatttctaaagcttttgggctttaattattttattatagtttgaaatattgttaggtttggttaatgggctaagacttagtgggctagctagttatGAATTATAGGTTGGTAAAGGTAtgagtatttgggtttagttagttaagtattaaaagttatataatttaggtagtattatttttttaaataaagtttactaaaaaaattaaaatataaattgatgacactttttacctaaggggtgcggatgaaacatttcaaggggtgcggtcgaaaaattccaaggagtgcggtcgaaaaattcaaggggtgcggacgaaaaattccaaggggtgcgggcgggattttcgacggaacttagcactaaatatttttttccccgggggtgcgcccgcccaccctgggCTGACcttgggtccgcccctggttATATCAAGTTATATCTTATTTGTGGTGGTTGGTTGCTCTAATAACCGACCCCACTTTTTTTTATAGAAAACCAAACTCATTGCAAGAGTCATTATCCTAGTTATACcataatctaccgagcaaatACTGACCGAATTCATCTACGTAACGAACCCACCGCAAAGCATGAGCATCACCACTTAGTTTAAATTAAACCTAATATATATAAGATGGAATATGTTAACTTTAGTTTATATGTGGTCAAAAGATGCAAAAACAAATTAGTGAGGCACTAAATATGGAGAAAGTGCATAGTGAAGTGACTATCAACAAATCAAGTGTCCGACTGCATCAGTGACTGAGTGGAGAAGAAAACAAAGCTTTCGATCTGACTGTAACCATGGGAGGTAACCtcaattcaattcaattcaattcaGTCTTccaaaattagggtttttaaataCATTTTCAGATGTTAATGAATGTTGTTGGATGAAAATTGGTGGTACAGCAAGTGAAAAAGTAAAAGCAGGTGAATGCAAATCGAGTTTATGGCTAGCATCAAACCCTAGCAAGCGATGGGGTGAACTGTTCTTCCTTTTCTACACACCCTTTTGGCTCACTCTTTGTCTCGGTATTGTCGTCCCTTACAAGCTCTACGAGGTACTCTTTTATGATTTTCCTCTATATGTATTTCTGTTCCTCAATCGgagatgttattattattattattttcaagtGAATTACTTGATTTTATGAAAAGGTTtagatagggctgtaaacgaaccgaatgttcagtgaacagttcatgaaccgttctgcaggaagttcgtttatgtttgttcgttagttaatgaacgaacacgaacaagaaatttcgttcgattcaTTCAATTGCggtcgtgaacgttcggtaaacTATTCATGAGCATTCGTTCATGTTGGTTTGTTTACGTTGTTCGTTAAAGATTTTTTtagcatttacttattttaaactttttatattctttaatttttatttttatctcaTTACTCGAACagataaaataaaaaaaccatatctccaccttgtttatgcaccgtTCCGTTTTCCTTCTCATTATTCACATCGACAAATACTATTTAGCTTCGTTCAACGATTAGGGCTTCAAGGTCTAGTGCCGCTCCCTCTCACCATCCACCTATAGCCACTGCCGTCTTCGCCgattttatttgtgttcgtgaataCGTTCCTttccttaatgaacaaacacaaactTAAAATTTCGTTCAAGTGTttatgaaccgttcgtgaacacattccatccttaacaaacaaacaaacaaacacgaacaaggcctttcACTTTGGATTACCTATTAGGCTAAATGTGAAATTCATGAACATAAGAGGAGCTACCTATTGGTAGTTTTCAGTGTCATAACTGCTAGTTTTTACCAGCTTCTTTCACTTTGGATTACCTATAGAAGTTTGTTGTGGTCATTATAAGTGTTATTGAAAAGGTTAATAGTATTAGACTATGAGCCCACGGGCTTAGTTAGGTTTCTAGGGTTACTCATAATCCCTATATATTGTAACTCAACCATTCAATAAAATCATTCAGTATTTTACAATCTTACAACCGAAAACGAAGCTTTATTTGAACATGAAACTGGGAAAAAAAAAGAACTGGAAACGGAAAATGAACAGTGGCTAGACAGGGCGGCGGCGACAGTGACGGCACACCGCCCTGTCTAGGGTTTTTCTCAAGTGGTGACGGCTAGGGTTTGGTTATTTGTGTGTGGCGCGGCGGAAACGGTATAGAGCCTaggttggctctgataccatgtaagatTATGAAAGACTAAATGATCATTATTAAATGAGTAGGTTACAATATAGGGATTACGAGTAACCCTAGAAACCTAACTAAGCCCGTGGGCTCATAGTCTAATAAATAGCTGTCAGTTTTGACCTTGATTGATAACTCATTTGACCTTCTAAACTCAAATGTAGTACCTGTTATTTTAGGATACACAtggacaagtaaaaaaaaatcatattcatGTCCTTTTATGTGGAGTTTACTGCTTCAATTGATAATTATCACAAGATGATGATTGTATTTGTGTTTATATACTTGTTCGTTTGAACGGTTGTGATTTTTATCAACAGGATTTCAAGGAGTTGGAGTACTTGCTTCTAGGACTTGTTTCTGTGCTTCCTGCTCTTCTTATACCAATATTTGTGGTTGGAAAGGTGAAAATTATATGCTTTTTTTATTTAAGGATTCATTGCAAAGATTGGATATtatgctttaaaatttatgtgtATATAACTGCCTAATTGTTACTTATCCT is from Helianthus annuus cultivar XRQ/B chromosome 9, HanXRQr2.0-SUNRISE, whole genome shotgun sequence and encodes:
- the LOC110879896 gene encoding probable inactive leucine-rich repeat receptor-like protein kinase At3g03770 isoform X2 — protein: MEVSSFFLLFLTLSRSFFFINAIQPSQKQVLLQLRKQLEYPKQLDFWVNNTSNDFCYLSSPQVNITCENNYVTELKIMGFSADQQLPKKVKSLNFDGFPIPSQTLSQNFSMDSLIATLSRLTSLKVLSFVSLGIWGPLPNKIQRLNTLEYIDLRYNFLYGSIPPTFTRLASLKSVNLDGNFLNGSFPDGVDLLSSLTSLSLKDNSFSGQLPDLSNLPRSLTIFYLSKNSFSGQIPVTYGQLNNLQELDLSFNSLSGVTPSSLFSLPYITYLNLTSNKLTGQLPSRLQCGNKLAAVDISLNRFTGALPSCLSNDMNNNRTVKYDGNCLMVDDVKHQHPSSYCVEEARGVEVDPKSFKDSRKRKNPVILVGVVLGCVLVLVLLVFGFVVIRRKSCVRGLSEPKLPQKPVQDYSGSDYPSGLLTNARFVSETAKLGTEGIPEHRLFSFEELKDATNNFHSSTLIGQGSTGKIYKGKLANGTDIAIRHLTVSKKYTIRNLKLRLDLLARLRHPNLVCLLGHCISNEGPNDSASNKVHLVYEYMNNGNYNSLLSGNDPENVLKWEDRLRILTGVAKAVHFLHTGLIPGFFNNKLKANNILLNEYGMAKLSDYGLSIIAEDIKQDTNGEGVESWQTKNLEDDVYSFGLILLESLVGPSAVCRKDEFLMNDMASFGTENERRKVVDPVVLGSCSQESLSVIISITKKCFVGDSWARPSFEDVLWHLQYAAQVQADVQRPAHIV
- the LOC110879896 gene encoding probable inactive leucine-rich repeat receptor-like protein kinase At3g03770 isoform X1; translation: MEVSSFFLLFLTLSRSFFFINAIQPSQKQVLLQLRKQLEYPKQLDFWVNNTSNDFCYLSSPQVNITCENNYVTELKIMGFSADQQLPKKVKSLNFDGFPIPSQTLSQNFSMDSLIATLSRLTSLKVLSFVSLGIWGPLPNKIQRLNTLEYIDLRYNFLYGSIPPTFTRLASLKSVNLDGNFLNGSFPDGVDLLSSLTSLSLKDNSFSGQLPDLSNLPRSLTIFYLSKNSFSGQIPVTYGQLNNLQELDLSFNSLSGVTPSSLFSLPYITYLNLTSNKLTGQLPSRLQCGNKLAAVDISLNRFTGALPSCLSNDMNNNRTVKYDGNCLMVDDVKHQHPSSYCVEEARGVEVDPKSFKDSRKRKNPVILVGVVLGCVLVLVLLVFGFVVIRRKSCVRGLSEPKLPQKPVQDYSGSDYPSGLLTNARFVSETAKLGTEGIPEHRLFSFEELKDATNNFHSSTLIGQGSTGKIYKGKLANGTDIAIRHLTVSKKYTIRNLKLRLDLLARLRHPNLVCLLGHCISNEGPNDSASNKVHLVYEYMNNGNYNSLLSAGNDPENVLKWEDRLRILTGVAKAVHFLHTGLIPGFFNNKLKANNILLNEYGMAKLSDYGLSIIAEDIKQDTNGEGVESWQTKNLEDDVYSFGLILLESLVGPSAVCRKDEFLMNDMASFGTENERRKVVDPVVLGSCSQESLSVIISITKKCFVGDSWARPSFEDVLWHLQYAAQVQADVQRPAHIV
- the LOC110879897 gene encoding protein ROOT INITIATION DEFECTIVE 3, with translation MKEALVVCGDNNLTVGLTIWDIETGVHLLHIPTCASPVHGITCLRNQYLIASQIHRPGSVAAGVIFTWPFSIRYYFVEAIEPVSSKKDGIYLAGGASSGNVYLWEVVDGKLLKTWHAHNSPLTCLAFSDDSSLLISGSEDGSIVVWSMISLLDETDSGSLSTPLSVLAAHESFVTGLLPSSIVSNSVFVSSSLDGTCKVWDLVNGSLLQTWFFPQPITATVLDPAARFLFSGSADGRIFMTPFDVGLMKESTVESKQLTLELTGHKEAITPLTFSRSGLISASEDCTACVWDIVEGVIIRRFHHHKGFITNMVVIPKSSLIPSNNYQRNSTRLPVSLLQKYSQQNDLIRSTVTLISSPEEQQKISRYQSFDLLNWQILDLEMERTPEALQLKVETNIESRL